The Onychomys torridus chromosome 4, mOncTor1.1, whole genome shotgun sequence genome includes a window with the following:
- the Eef1a2 gene encoding elongation factor 1-alpha 2 — protein MGKEKTHINIVVIGHVDSGKSTTTGHLIYKCGGIDKRTIEKFEKEAAEMGKGSFKYAWVLDKLKAERERGITIDISLWKFETTKYYITIIDAPGHRDFIKNMITGTSQADCAVLIVAAGVGEFEAGISKNGQTREHALLAYTLGVKQLIVGVNKMDSTEPAYSEKRYDEIVKEVSAYIKKIGYNPATVPFVPISGWHGDNMLEPSPNMPWFKGWKVERKEGNASGVSLLEALDTILPPTRPTDKPLRLPLQDVYKIGGIGTVPVGRVETGILRPGMVVTFAPVNITTEVKSVEMHHEALSEALPGDNVGFNVKNVSVKDIRRGNVCGDSKSDPPQEAAQFTSQVIILNHPGQISAGYSPVIDCHTAHIACKFAELKEKIDRRSGKKLEDNPKSLKSGDAAIVEMVPGKPMCVESFSQYPPLGRFAVRDMRQTVAVGVIKNVEKKSGGAGKVTKSAQKAQKAGK, from the exons ATGGGCAAGGAGAAAACACACATCAACATTGTGGTCATTGGCCATGTGGACTCAGGCAAGTCCACCACGACAGGCCATCTCATCTACAAATGCGGGGGCATCGACAAGCGGACCATCGAGAAGTTTGAGAAGGAGGCGGCAGAG ATGGGAAAGGGCTCCTTTAAATATGCCTGGGTGCTGGACAAGCTGAAGGCGGAGCGGGAGCGCGGCATCACCATTGACATCTCCCTCTGGAAGTTTGAGACCACCAAGTACTACATTACCATCATTGATGCCCCAGGCCACCGGGACTTCATCAAGAACATGATCACTGGCACATCCCAG GCGGACTGTGCGGTGCTGATCGTGGCAGCAGGTGTGGGCGAGTTTGAGGCAGGCATCTCCAAGAACGGGCAAACCCGGGAACATGCACTCCTGGCCTACACTCTGGGTGTAAAGCAGCTCATTGTGGGTGTCAACAAGATGGACTCTACAGAACCAGCCTACAGTGAGAAGCGCTATGATGAGATTGTCAAGGAGGTCAGCGCCTACATCAAGAAGATTGGCTACAACCCAGCCACAGTGCCCTTCGTGCCCATCTCAGGCTGGCATGGTGACAACATGCTGGAGCCTTCACCCAAT ATGCCATGGTTCAAGGGCTGGAAAGTAGAGCGCAAGGAAGGAAATGCAAGTGGTGTGTCCCTGCTAGAAGCCCTGGACACAATCCTGCCCCCAACCCGCCCCACTGACAAGCCCCTTCGCCTTCCACTGCAGGATGTGTACAAGATTGGTG GCATTGGGACTGTGCCTGTGGGACGAGTGGAGACTGGTATCCTTCGGCCTGGTATGGTGGTGACCTTTGCACCAGTAAACATCACCACAGAGGTGAAGTCTGTGGAAATGCACCACGAGGCACTCAGTGAGGCCCTCCCTGGTGATAATGTCGGCTTCAATGTGAAAAATGTGTCGGTCAAGGATATTCGCCGGGGCAATGTCTGTGGGGACAGCAAATCTGATCCACCTCAGGAGGCTGCCCAGTTCACCTCCCAG GTCATCATCCTGAACCACCCTGGGCAAATCAGCGCCGGCTACTCGCCAGTCATCGACTGTCACACAGCCCACATTGCCTGCAAGTTTGCTGAGCTGAAGGAGAAGATTGACCGGCGTTCTGGCAAGAAGCTGGAGGACAATCCCAAGTCTCTGAAGTCTGGTGATGCAGCCATTGTTGAGATGGTCCCCGGAAAACCCATGTGTGTGGAGAGCTTCTCACAGTACCCCCCCCTCG GCCGCTTCGCAGTGCGCGACATGCGGCAGACTGTGGCCGTGGGCGTCATCAAGAACGTGGAGAAGAAGAGCGGCGGCGCCGGCAAGGTCACCAAGTCCGCACAGAAGGCGCAGAAAGCGGGCAAGTGA